The following DNA comes from Candidatus Methylacidiphilum fumarolicum.
GATCCTCTCTGTTTTCTGTTACAAACGGATAGCCTTTTTCATCAAGACAATATTTCCTATTCTCTTTAGATTTCACAGCCAATCTCACAACAGGTTTTCTTTCCCAAATCCTTATTAGGACGCGATCGGGAAGATCCCTCCTGACAAGGGCTTTATCTACTTCTTGAATGGAACAAACTTTCGAATAGATATCCTTCAATGACAGGTTAAAGATATTATCTCCAACATGCACATTTGAAGCACGGATGACCTCATCTTTTGATATTCGCCCGCTCCCGATCAACTCAACATCAATGCGTCTAAGCTGATAGCCGTAACACGCTAATAGATTGTTTTTAAAATAATCCCAGCTTTTGAATCCCCCGACAGTTCCAATCACAAACAATCCGATATATAACAACGCTCTTAATAAAAGAGAAAATTTAATCCTTTTTTTAGGTACACTTTCTTTGCCTTCGACGTGCAAAAACTCCATTGGAACTTTCTTGAGTCGATTCTTTTTTCTCTTTTTTGGTCTGTTTGTTACCCTCATATCATGCTCCTTGGAAAGATTTGCCTTCTGGCGCTTTGCGTTTTTTAGATCCTGACACCAAAAGACTCTCTGGCTCGCCATTTGAAGAAAGAAAGTTCTACAATCTTTTCACAAAGTTCTGCAAAATTGAGCCCAGCTGCTTTTGCAGCCATTGGGAACAGACTGGTTTCAGTCATTCCAGGGATTGTATTTATTTCTAAAACCCAAGGAACCCCGTTTTCTGACAAAATGATATCGACTCTTCCATAAATAGAGCAGCCCAGGACATGAAAAGCATCCAGAGCTGTTTTCTGCACCGCCTCCACTTGACTCTTTGTCAACAAAGCCGGACAAATGTATTCTGAAGCTCCCTTAGTATACTTATTTTGGTAGTCATAAAACCCCTTTTTGGGTTTAATTTCCACAATAGGAAGCGCTTGGTTATCTAAAATCGCCACCGTCAATTCTCTTCCCTTGATAAGCGTTTCAGCTATCACGACATGATCAAATTGCTTTGATTTTCTGACCGCTTCCTCAAAATCCTCCATAGCATAGACAAACTCAACCCCAATGCTTGAACCCTGCCTTGATGGTTTTATGACATAGGGAGGCCCAAAAGGGACTTTTTTTTCTTCACCCACAACAAAAAAAGGTGGCGTAGGAATCCCTCCTTGGACAAAAAGTTTCTTACTCCAAACCTTATCAAAAGCCTTTTCACTGGATGCAGCATCGCTGCCAGTAAAAGGAATTCCTCGACGCATTAAGAGTCTTTGTATTTGTCCGTCTTCTCCAAAGGTCCCATGAATACACAAAAAGCAGATCTCCGTTGATTCAGGCAGTTCGAACTTTTCATTGATTACATCGACTGATGTCAGCTCATAACCCAGAGAAAAAAGCGCACTTTCAACTGCCGAAGCTGTCTTCAGAGAAATTTGTCTTTCTTCGGAGGGACCTCCTTTCAAAATAGTTATATGTCTAGGCAATTCTTCCTTCATTGTTCTTCTCCCAAAATGACGACTTCTGTTTCTAGCACGATGCCCCTTTTCTCAAAAGCCTCCCTTTGAATCAAGCTAATAAGATCCAATATGTCTTTTGCCGTAGCCCCTCCCTCATTGATAATGAAATTACCATGTTCTTCCGATACCCTTGCTTTGCCTACTGCCTTATTTTTTAAACCTAATTCGTCAATTAATTTCCCAGCTGGAATGCTATTTGGATTTTTAAAAATACAGCCTGCACTAGAACCTGCAGGTTGACTTTCTACCCGTTTCATTGAAAACTCTTTTAATTCCCTTGCGATAGCATCACTATCCATCGGCTTAGCCACAAGTTGAGCTGAAAGAGCAATGTGATTCTCAAAAAAAGGGACTTTTCGATAACAAACTTCCAGTTCTTGCCGATCAATCTCTCCAATATTCCCTTCCATATCCATAAAGCGGATTCTTTTGACCACATCCATGGTCGATCCACCCATAGCTCCTGCATTCATTCTTAAGGCGCCCCCTAAGCTACCAGGTATGCCTTCCATAAAGGAAAGGCCCCCAAGCCCATGCTTTTTAGCTTCATAAACTATATTCCGCAATTTGACCCCGCATCCTGCAAAAATCAAATGACCTTCAAAACGGATATCACAGAAATTGGGGTGGGCTAAATGGATGCAAAGACCTTTGATGCCACCATCACGAACAAGAAGGTTCGTTCCCTTGCCAATCCACACCACAGGCAAAGCCTGTTCTTTAGCAAATTGTAAAAGCAAGGCAAGATCGGCCTCTGTTGCTGGCTCTGCCCAGATTTCAGCAGGCCCTCCAACCCTCAAAGTCGTATGTCTACTTAATGGTTCATTCATCAAAAGCTTTGCGTCAGCCGACAATTTACTTTTAAGGTGATCAATCATACGCAGATACTCGGTTAATTTTTCCGCTGTTTTATAAATATCTCCTGCCCCCATAGTTACTATAGTGTCTCCAGGTTGCAAGATGGAGATTGTTTTATGGATCAGTCTCTTTTCATCAGGTTCAAAAAAAACCGCTGGATGGCCCTGTTCTCTAATGGCTCTAGCTATTGCTGCTCCATCAACCCCATTAGAGGTCTCTCCAGCTGAGAAGATCTCAGTTACGACAACGACATCGGCTTGAGAAAAAGATTTTGAAAAAAGGGCTTGCATCTTTTGAACTCGGCTATACCTATGAGGTTGGAATAGAGCAACCGTTCTTCTTCCACGCCCTTTTGCCGAACTTAACGTCGTTTTGATCTCTGTCGGATGATGGGCATAATCATCGATGAGTTCGAAATAATTGCCTTTAAATTTCAATTCAAACCTTCTTCTTATTCCTTGGAAGTTCCCAAGGGCACAAGCGGCTCTCAAAGGAGAAACTCCAAGGGTCGTTGTCAGCGATAAAGCAGCAAGAGCATTTTGCACGTTTTGAATACCCGGAATTGCCAAGGAAATTTCACATAACCATTCCTCCCCTTTATAGAAATGGTGTCCAGAAGTGCTTGTTGAAGCCTTCATCCAAAATGCCGCTGCTCTTTCTCTTAAACTATAATTGATGGCTCCCTGTTTTCTCCACTCTGCGATGAGTTGGCAATGAGGGTCATCTTGATTATAGACCACTGTATCGGTGGTTTTGGCAACCATTTCTCTAAAAGTCAAAACGATAGAATGAATATCCGCATAATAATTGAGATGCTCTTCCTCAATATTTAAAACAACCAGCGCATGCGGAGAAAAATACAAAAAACTGCCATCGCTTTCATCTCCCTCAATGACCATATATTCTCCAGGACTCCACCGCGCACTCTCTCTAAGAGAAATCGTTTCAGCTCCTAAATAAAAGGAAGGATTTAGTCCACATTCCTGGAGGATCCAAGCAATCATGGCAGAGGTCGTACTTTTTCCATGCATTCCACTAACAAGAATGACTTTTTTTTCGGCAGCTAAAAGAGAAAGCAAAAAGGCTCTTTTGACAAGCGGTATGCCAAATTTTCGGCAAGCCTCCAATTCAGGGTTGGCTAAGGGTATTGCTGAAGAATAACACACTAGATCAGCAGCTAATACCTGAGATTGGTCATGAGTTGGATAAAACTCCAATCCATGGGCTATTAGTTTTTGCGCTTTTTCAGTCGGTTCGTGGTCCGAACCACTGACTTTGTAGCCTCTTGCAAGCAACAGTAGAGCCAGCGGGGCCATCCCGCTGCCACAAACCCCTAATAAATGAATTTTCGAGCGGTTGTTCTTGAGGATGTTTTGAACTAGTTCTCTTTCTTTAGCAGACATCGTTCGATTATCTCCACTATTTTATCAGTTGCATCAGCCTTGAAGAGAGCATGAGCAGCTGCCCCCATCTCCTTGGCAAGTTGGCTGCTGTTAAGGATTAAGTCTATGGCTTCTTTTAAAGACTGCGGCGTCGTTTTCGATTCTTCAAATACAAAAGCCGCTTTTTCTTTTGCCAAAACCCTCGCATTTTTGGTCTGATGATCATGAGCCGCATAGGGATAAGGAATAAGGATGCTTGGTAGACCAAAAGCGCAGATCTCTGTTAAAGTCATCGCTCCAGCTCTACTGATAACCAAATCAGCTAAACTATAGTAAAGATTCATCCTATGCGAAAAGGGCTCCACCACGACTCGATACCCGTAGGAGCTATAAGCCTTCAAACAGTCTTCATAGTCGTTTGGCCCAGTCAAATGTATAAATTGAATAGTTTCTTTTTGCTCAATCCATAGCGGTAATAACTGAAGCATTAGACGATTAATGCCACTAGCCCCTTGACTGCCTCCAAAAATAAATAACGTTTTACGGCTTGGCTCAAGCCCCGTTCTTTGGCAAGCTTCATTCCTGGGTAGCCGACAGAGTTCCTTGCGAATTGGTATGCCTGTGAATATTTTTTTATCTGGAGTCAGGGGAATTTCACATTCTTCCATCCCTAAGAGCACGAAATCAGCACGTTTAAAGAAAAGCTGCGTCACAAGGCCTGGAACAGCATTGGCCTCATGGACAAGCAATGGCAACTTTCTTTTTGCTCCCATAAAAAGGGGCAACGCACTGATAAAACCACCAAAAGCTAAAATCAAATCAGGCTTAAAAGACAAAAAGATCGACCGACACTTTTTATATCCATCAAAAAGTTTTATAGAAAAAGAGATAATTTTACTTGAAAACAATCCTGGCCATCCTGCCACAGGGAGTGAGTCCCAAGCAATATTTTTTTTGTTTTTTATCGCTTCCCTATCGACCGTTTTGTCTGATAGGATAAGTAGAGGATGATGCCCCTTTTCTATTAGCTTTTCGGCTACGGCAATTCCTGGAAATAGATGGCCTCCTGTTCCTCCGCAAGGAATGAGAATATGGAACGGTTTCATAATCCTTAGAGATTGATAGAGCGTTGCGCCCCTTTCTCTTCTACTTTAATATGAAATTCCGGAGGCCTTTGTCGATGTATGTTCAATAGCACGCCTACGGACATAAGGCAAAAAACAAGATTCGATCCTCCATAACTAATGAAAGGTAAAGGAAAGCCTTTATTCGGAAGCAAGCCAGTCACTACGCCTAAATTTGCAAGTGTCTGAATACCTATCAACGAAGTCAGACTTGTACCAATCATTAACCCCTCTTTATCCGGAGCAAAAAGAGAAATCCATCCAGCAGTTAAAATAAAACTTAGATAAAGTCCAACGATAAGTAGGGTTGCCCAAAGACCCAGTTCTTCACCAATGATGGGAAAAATAAAATCGGTTGTTGACTCTGGCAAATAAAACATCTTCTGACGACTGTTTCCTAACCCAAGTCCGCTGATACCCCCAGAACCTAAAGCAATCAATGATTGCCAAACCTGATAAGACTTACCTTCTTTATCTTGATCCATCGCCAAAAAAGCCAAAAGTCGAGATCTTCTTTCTGGCATTAACAAGGCAACGATAAGAACAAAAAGGATACCCGAGCCTAAGATAGGAAGGATCCATTTCAAGGAAATACCCCCCAAGTACAAAAATAGGACAAAAACCATAAAGTAGAGAAGACTCGATCCAAGATCTCCAGAAATTATTAACAGACTAACAAAAAGTCCCATTGTCACAAAAGCCGTAAAAAAGGGAGATACAAAAAAAAGGACTTTCTTTTTGGCATCTGACAGGATGCGAGCAAAAAAAAGGGAGATAAAAATTTTTGAAAATTCTGAAGGCTCTACATTGAACCCACCTACCGAAATCCATCGGGACGAACCATGAACTTTATGTCCGATTCCAGGAACAAAACAGAGAATGAGAAGAAAAAAGCCAAAGATCAAAAGCCAATTAGAAAGTTGTAGGAGTTTGTGATAATCAATCAGGCTAAAAATCAAGCAGCTGAAGAGCCCAATAGCAATCCAAAGGAATTGACGCAACATTAAACTAGAAATCTGACTTTCTTTTCCCAATACAAATTTCCCGGAAGCACTAAAGAGGGCCACAATGCCAATAGAAAGTAAAGTTAAAGCAATGGCGACTAGTAAATAACCAGAAAATTGATTGATTTTCTTTGTTTTTTGGTGAAACAGATCAAATTCTTGCATCAGAAAAACTAGAGCTTATTGTGGTGGTGCGTTTTGCAGGGAACTGGAACCAGGAGATGGAGAAGAACTATCTTTTTCTTTTGGATTAGGAATGACTAATTCCTGTCCTATCTTTAACTTCGTAGGATCCTTGATTGCATTGGCATCCACGATGTCTTTCACAGAAAGATGAAACTTACGCGCTATTTTCCAAAGGCTGTCCCCCTGTCGAACGGCATAGATCCTTTTGCCATCAGCTTCTTTAAGAAGCATAGATTCTTCAGCCATTTCTTCTTCTGCCATGGGAATCCTTATTTTTTGGCCCGGGACAAGTGTATCCCCTAGGGAGGGATTATACTTTTTAAGCTCATAAACACTGACTTTATAATGCCTAGCAATACTCAAAAGACTCTCTCCTTCCTTGACTATATGAACGGATCTTTCCCTTGTGTGCGGACTGACTTGTGGCTGCTGTGGGACTTGCAAATTTTGAGGTTCTGACTCCGGATTTTCCGATTGCATTTTTTGCTGTGAGGGAGGCTGAAAATTCAAATTTTGGGATCCTCCTGTATGCTGACTTAATACTTTTCCTTTGGAATGAAGCAGATAATAGACGGCCACCGAACCGATTACTAAAAGATGAATTCCCAGAACCAAAATCAAAACAGCAATGACCTTTAGGCCAAAAGATGGCTTCGAAGCTTTGCTTTTTTTTTCTTCCATATTTTCTAAAGTTCCAACTCATTATATATCGACTTTCACCCAAAATCTTATCTAATTTTTAGACTTGATAAGGCAAGCAGTCCAAAAAGCAAACTGAGGATCCAAAACCTTACGGTTACAGCAGTTTCACTCCATCCTTTTAGTTCAAAATGATGGTGGAGAGGAGCCATTGCAAAAATCCTTTTGCCCGTAAGTTTGTAGGAAGCCACTTGTAAAATAACGGAAAGAGCTTCGATCACAAATATTCCCCCCGCAATGACAAGGAGAAGTTCTTGGCCGATTATGATCGCCACTACCCCGAGAGCACTCCCTATAGCCAAAGAGCCTGTATCCCCCATAAACACCGCTGCTGGATAGCAATTATACCAAAGAAAGCCCATACAAGCACCAATGAGAGCTGAACAAAAAATAGTCAATTCTCCGACTCCTTTGACATAAGGAATAAGAAGATAGCTGCTCATATCAGCCCTTCCAGACACATAAGAAAAGACGGCATAGACAAAAGCAACGCCAATAGAACAGCCTGTTGCTAGACCATCTAATCCATCTGTCAGATTTACTGCATTGGAGCTTCCCATAACAACGAGAATAAAAAAAGGAATGGCTAGCCATCCAATATCAATAGCGTTCAACTCTTTTAAAAATGGAATGGTCAACCTTTGGGCATGCTTACATGTTTCCGGATCAGAAAAGAGAACCACTCCGACGATCGCTCCGATTAACCCTTGGGCAGCCAGTTTGACTTTACCAGAAATGCCATAATGTTTTTTTTGAACCACTTTCCTAAAATCATCAAGAAAACCAACCGCTCCCATAAAAAGCATACTTAGAAGGGTAAGCCAAAAAAACTTGTTTTGCGGAATAACCCAAAGCAAGCAGCTAAAGCTTACTGCAAACAATATGAGTAGTCCTCCCATCGTGGGCGTCCCCGACTTGGTCTCATGAAGGGCTGCAAGATCCCGGACCACTTCCTTACCTCGAATGGGCTGACCAGCCTTTAATCTTTTTAAAAGCCGAATCATTGGCTTTCCCAATAACCAAGAAAAAACCAAGGCAGTTATGGCTGCTCCCATAGCCCGAAAAGTGATGTACTTAAAGACGTTTAATATCCCAAGATGAGCAGAATAGAGATGAAGATAATAAAGCATGATTTTAAAGCTAAACAGAAAGAAGTTTTTCGACGATCCTGTCAAGTTTTAAAAATCTCGATCCTTTAATAAGCAGTGTGAGCTTGCAGTTCAAATGCTTTTGCAACTGAAAACAAGCTTCTTCCTGGTCCTCTGTCCCCAATACTGCATTAAGCGGGAAACCAGCATCCTTAACTCCTTCCACCATATCTTTCCAATGAGGTCCAATAAAAACAATAAAAGAAAGGGGCAAGCTACCAGCAAACACCCCAAGTTTGTAATGGAGAGCTTTTGCATGCTCTCCTAACTCTCCCATAGAACCTAGTACAGCAATTTTCTCCGATTCAAAAGGAAATTCAGTAAGAGCCCTTAAGGCGCTCATAGTCGACTGAAGATTAGCATTGTAACTATCATCAATGAGATAACCCATTCTAATGGGATGCACCGTAAGTCTACCAAGAGGAAAAACCGTTTTTTCAAGCCCCAAAGCAATTTCTTTAGAGGAAAGAGAGGACAAAAAACCAACAGCCGCAGCAAAGAGAGCATTTTTTGCCATTTCTCTGGAAACGGTCGCAAGAGAAACTTCAAAGCTTTCTCCACGACGAGAAATTCCACAGCGAATACCCTTTAGAGTCAACCAAATCTGATCCAGCCAACACAGTGAATTTTCTTGGTTCCCTACCCAAATAACTTGTCCAGCACTACGAACGCTCAACCGTTTGGACCATTCGTCATCCTCCATTAGAATCGAAAATCCTTTAGGAGAAACAAAAGTCAACAAATCCGTTTTTTCCCATCCAATCGCTTCCACAGAACCGAAATTGCCCACATGCGCACTGCCAATGTTGGTGATAATGGCTATATCAGGTGCAACAATTCGACTAAGGGAAGCAATTTCTCCACAATGATTAGTTCCCAGTTCAAAGACCCCATATTCAGTTGTATGATCCATTTGCAATATAGAAAGAGGGAGTCCTATTTGATTATTTAGATTTCCAGAAGTAGAAACAGTTTTGTATTTTACGCGCAATACACTGGAAATCATCTCCTTAGTGCTAGTCTTTCCATTGCTACCCGTAATGGCTATAATCTTTGCGTGTAGTTGTTTTCTGTAAAAGAAGGCCAATTGCTGCAATGCCTCAAGCGTATTTTTTACCCGAATAACAGGAATCGATAGAGGAATAGACAAAGGAAGCTCACGATCAACTATAGCAGCAACAGCCCCTTTCTGAGCTGCCGTGGCTACATAATCCAACCCATCATATTTTTCTCCCTTCAAAGCCAGAAAACAGTCTCCTTCTTTGACTGTCCTAGAATCAGTGCTGATCGAACCAACCATGACCGATCCTTTTCCCCCAATGACCCTCCCTTGAGTCCATTCCGCAATTTGTTCAACTGAAAGCTGCTCCATTCTTATTTCGGCCCCACAACCCCAACCAATCCGAATGGTGATTGCAGTAAAAATAGCCGCCTCGTTGCTCCTTAACCTTTTCTATAACTACTATGATGCTCTTTCAAGAATTTAATGTGTATCCACCTTTCCATGGCTGCCACCTAGACATTCTCCACGACCTGAAGTCTGTACCTGGCCATTGCAGTAACGCTGCCACCCAAACTTAGGTAGAAAGAGGTGGCTACTTTTATTCAATCCAAACAGCAGAAATGATAAGTGACTAATCCGTTCCGTCAGATTTGCTCATTTCTGCTCATCAGCCAAAACAAATCTGATTTCTTGCTTCCTCGAGGCCAGTTTCACACCGCCTTCTTGTGGCGACGACGGCCAGAGCTTTCCTTTCCCCATACTTCACATCTGACAGCACTTGCCATAGAGCCGCCAATACTGCCAAGCCATACCCCAGGTGATTGCTGGTCGCATTCACCTCCCAGTCCTGGAGGCTTCCACAGTCCAGGCAGGTCCACAGGCGAACAGTCAGCGGTATTTTCTTCTGACCCTTCCCACCAAGCCAAAGAGGTATTGCTGGACGCAAACCAGCGATCGGTCACCCCCATCAACCCAACACACCATTCCGCCTTGTATTCTAGTTGCCGCCAGAACTCGAAAACACTCCCGTCGGCAATGGACCGAGCCAGGGGATGGCTTTTCAGTATCCTTCGCCCATTCAACTCTTTGATGACAATCGAATGAAACCGTCGGGTGAGGTTGGACGTGAACTGGCGACAGGCGTCCTGCCGGATATTGGTGATGCAGGCGTGAAGGCTGGACATCTTGGCTATTACTTTTTTCGCATTCTCTGTCGCCGGCAACCGTGTGCTTTTGGGAATCGGAGCATTGTCCGCTAACCCGAGCTCTCTAGTCAGGGGAAAACAGTCAGGCCCGCCTGTCTTGCGGTACTTCGGGTACTTTGCGCGTCCTGCCCAGAAGTTCTTGCAGGCGACTCCCAACTGCCCAATTGCCATCTGTGATGCGTTTTTGGTGACTTCGAGCATACAGGGGAATTGCTCGCGTTTCATGGCGTTGAGCTGGTGACGGAAGGAAGGCTGCGAGAGCTTGGGCAGGCAGGTGCTTGGCTTTCCCCCCCCCCGCATAAAGTCTCTACCACTTGGTCAGCACCCAGTTGTATCTGAACCGTGTGGTCCCCGCTGCCTTGGCGAAGGAGGTGACCTAAATACTGTGTGAGACCAGCGCGATTATGTAGCGATGATCCCGACTGAGATTCCTCCACAGCTTTTTTGACATCATCCAATAGCTTCTGGTTCTTGCGCAAGCGACTCCCCCGCATAGCCAAGCGCTAAACATTGCAATGATTTCCAACACGCCCTTGGCCCAATCTTCCTCGAAGGTCGTCTCTTTGTCTTGGTTGAGAAGGACCACTTCCACGTTTTTCGCCCTGTAGGTGGCAAATACCAGTTCTGTACCAAAGCACAACAGCCGGTTCTTGTGGAAGACGACCAGCCACTTAATCTTGCCACTGATGCCAGCATCGAGCAGCCGCTTGAGACCCCTCGTGTGAGATTTCATGCCAGACCCTACGTTCGCGATGGCCTCAAACGTTCAGCCCTGGCAGGCACAGAACAGCTCAAGCATCTGTTTCTGCCCTTCCAGCTCGTCCTTCTAATCGGGGCTGGAAACACGGGCATAGGCAATGGCACGCCAGTTAGCTTCGGCTTCGGCACGGAATAGCTCTGGGGCAACCGCACAAGAGCGTAGCGCTGGCGCCCGCCCGCCGTGCGGGCTTGCGGCAAAAGCTTGCCCTCGCGTTCCCATCACCGCAGCGTTGGGACAAAACCCCTCAGGAACTCGAGCGGCCTTTTGAAGGCTGACCATCTTACGCGACAGGTTCAAGCTATGCATTGCTGAGCAACAAAGTGCCAGTATTATGGAAACTGTTCAAGCCCTTAACGACAAACATTCTCTAACCACAAGCCTATCATCAAAAGGATAAAATACTCCACCCATCTCTTGATATGTTTCATGACCTTTACCTGCAACACATACAATATCCCCTGGATTAGCTACCTGAATTGCTTTTCGGATCGCTTCCTTTCGATCCACTATCCAATAGATCTTTTTAGAACTATCAACTCCTCTTTTCATGTCCTCAAAGATTCTTTCTGGTGATTCACTTCTTGGATTATCAGATGTAAAAATAACTAAATCCGCATAATCAGAAGCGACTTTAGCCATCTTTGGTCTTTTGGTTCTATCCCTATCACCACCACAACCAACCACAAGAATAATCCGCCCAGAAGACTGAATTTCCCGAAGTGTCAAAACTACTTTCAGTAAAGCATCTTCACTGTGGGCATAATCGACGACGGCCAAAAGCCCATCTTTAGCATAAAATCTTTCCATTCTACCGGGAACTCCAGGAAAAGATTCTAAGGCGCGTATGGTTGGGTCCAACGGTATCCCTAACAGAAGTGTTCCTCCAATGGAAAGCAAGAGGTTTTCAACGTTGAATCGACCTAAGAGAGGACTGTTTAGTTGATACAACTGCCCCTCCCACTCTGCCAAAATAACTGTTAGCAACCGGTCATATTTGATGAATCTTGCTTTAAGTTTGGCTGTCGGTTTGCCTTGGACACTAACAGTAATCATATTCACTTTACCCTTTAACTTTTCAGCAAGATCACTCCACTGCGGATCATCGATATTCAAAACCACTCCCCCTTCTCCCTCTCTCCCAGCCCGAATATAAGAAATAAACTTTTCTTTACTCTGCCTGTAAGCCTCCATGGTGAGGTGGTAATCAAGATGATCCTGTGTAAGATTTGTAAAAATACCAATCCGAAATTCAGTGCCTTCCACTCTTCCCTGCTCAAGGGCATGACTTGATACTTCCATAACAGCTGCCTGGCAATTAGCCTTAAGCATTTGAAAGAAAAGCTGCTGCAAATCGCTTCCTTCAGGCGAAGTACGGCTTGCAGGGATTCGATCAACTGTCGTATCGTAGTAGATTGTACCAATAAGCCCAGTTTTCCAGCCTTGGGTTTCTAATAGATGCTTCATTAAAAAAGAAGTTGTCGTTTTCCCATTAGTCCCCGTGATTCCAATAACGGGAAAATGACTGGAAGGATACCCATAAAAAACACTCGCTACTTTTCCTAGTACTCTTCTAGGATCCTTCACCTGAATAAAGGTCGTTTGTTTTGATGTTTGCCAAGCAGGCATTTCGGAACAAATGACCCCCCTTGCACCTCTTCCTATGGCCTCTTCAATATAACGATGTCCATCGGTCTTCTGTCCTTTCCAAGCAAAAAAAAGGGATCCTTCTACGACTTTTCTTGAGTCATACACTATATTATTTATTTCCCAATCGATCGATCCCTTAATTGCAAGAGGCTGCAAATCAGACAAAACATCTGAAAGTTTCATGATTCAAATTAGGTTGCGATAAAAGGCAATAAAGT
Coding sequences within:
- a CDS encoding UDP-N-acetylmuramoyl-L-alanyl-D-glutamate--2,6-diaminopimelate ligase; the encoded protein is MKLSDVLSDLQPLAIKGSIDWEINNIVYDSRKVVEGSLFFAWKGQKTDGHRYIEEAIGRGARGVICSEMPAWQTSKQTTFIQVKDPRRVLGKVASVFYGYPSSHFPVIGITGTNGKTTTSFLMKHLLETQGWKTGLIGTIYYDTTVDRIPASRTSPEGSDLQQLFFQMLKANCQAAVMEVSSHALEQGRVEGTEFRIGIFTNLTQDHLDYHLTMEAYRQSKEKFISYIRAGREGEGGVVLNIDDPQWSDLAEKLKGKVNMITVSVQGKPTAKLKARFIKYDRLLTVILAEWEGQLYQLNSPLLGRFNVENLLLSIGGTLLLGIPLDPTIRALESFPGVPGRMERFYAKDGLLAVVDYAHSEDALLKVVLTLREIQSSGRIILVVGCGGDRDRTKRPKMAKVASDYADLVIFTSDNPRSESPERIFEDMKRGVDSSKKIYWIVDRKEAIRKAIQVANPGDIVCVAGKGHETYQEMGGVFYPFDDRLVVRECLSLRA
- a CDS encoding UDP-N-acetylmuramoyl-tripeptide--D-alanyl-D-alanine ligase → MEQLSVEQIAEWTQGRVIGGKGSVMVGSISTDSRTVKEGDCFLALKGEKYDGLDYVATAAQKGAVAAIVDRELPLSIPLSIPVIRVKNTLEALQQLAFFYRKQLHAKIIAITGSNGKTSTKEMISSVLRVKYKTVSTSGNLNNQIGLPLSILQMDHTTEYGVFELGTNHCGEIASLSRIVAPDIAIITNIGSAHVGNFGSVEAIGWEKTDLLTFVSPKGFSILMEDDEWSKRLSVRSAGQVIWVGNQENSLCWLDQIWLTLKGIRCGISRRGESFEVSLATVSREMAKNALFAAAVGFLSSLSSKEIALGLEKTVFPLGRLTVHPIRMGYLIDDSYNANLQSTMSALRALTEFPFESEKIAVLGSMGELGEHAKALHYKLGVFAGSLPLSFIVFIGPHWKDMVEGVKDAGFPLNAVLGTEDQEEACFQLQKHLNCKLTLLIKGSRFLKLDRIVEKLLSV